One stretch of Pseudomonas azotoformans DNA includes these proteins:
- a CDS encoding OprD family outer membrane porin, translated as MNHKTCLALAVSIGAAQQAAASGFIDDSKASLDLRNFYYNQDTRNAKAASDKEWGQAFMFNYQSGFTEGTVGLGLDLQEWYGLRLDASGRAGKSGADNTPGSVFPLDDGKAAHDFSKTGVTGKLRIAQTQLKAGSLMPRLPVLTTEDGRLLPQTFRGYQVESKDFKDVNLIAGKIEQVVDRNSSNAQGLSIAGANDPVKGKSSNQFYYGGVDYTVSKQLQMQYYYASLENFYQQHFLGLLHNWQLPVGQLKSDLRYFYSTADGKNGSASGRGEGYVGSGYYAPGVNTGKVDNRLWSVLFTYGLSGHSLSLGYQKTTGQSDFPHINQGQGRSLYLITNSQSLKFVNAGEQAAVGSYAYDFASLGVPGLRSSVTYIHGSHIRTAGRDNSEWERDLRLDYVIPTGALKGLGFAWRSAVLRGNDTADKDETRLIVSYSIPLL; from the coding sequence ATGAACCACAAGACTTGCCTGGCGCTCGCCGTCTCTATCGGCGCTGCGCAGCAGGCGGCTGCGTCGGGTTTTATCGATGACAGCAAAGCCAGCCTCGACCTGCGCAACTTCTACTACAACCAGGACACCCGCAACGCCAAGGCCGCCTCGGACAAGGAATGGGGCCAGGCCTTTATGTTCAACTACCAGTCCGGTTTCACCGAAGGCACGGTCGGCCTGGGCCTGGACCTGCAAGAGTGGTACGGCCTGCGCCTGGACGCCTCCGGCCGGGCCGGCAAGTCCGGTGCCGATAACACCCCCGGCAGCGTCTTCCCGCTGGACGATGGCAAGGCCGCCCATGACTTCAGCAAGACGGGCGTTACCGGCAAACTGCGCATTGCCCAGACCCAACTCAAGGCCGGCAGCCTGATGCCCAGGCTGCCGGTGCTGACCACCGAAGACGGGCGCCTGCTGCCCCAGACCTTCCGCGGCTATCAGGTGGAGTCCAAGGACTTCAAGGACGTCAACCTGATCGCGGGCAAGATCGAGCAGGTCGTGGACCGCAACTCCAGCAATGCCCAAGGCCTGTCGATTGCCGGCGCCAATGACCCGGTCAAGGGCAAGTCCAGTAACCAGTTCTACTACGGCGGCGTGGATTACACCGTCAGCAAGCAACTGCAGATGCAGTACTACTACGCCAGCCTGGAGAACTTCTACCAGCAGCACTTCCTGGGTCTGCTGCACAACTGGCAACTGCCTGTGGGGCAGCTCAAGAGCGACCTGCGTTATTTCTACAGCACCGCCGACGGTAAGAACGGCAGTGCTTCGGGCCGTGGCGAAGGTTATGTCGGCTCGGGTTACTACGCGCCCGGCGTCAACACCGGCAAGGTCGACAACCGCTTGTGGAGCGTACTGTTCACCTATGGTTTGAGCGGGCATTCGCTGAGCCTGGGCTACCAGAAAACCACCGGGCAAAGTGACTTCCCGCACATCAACCAGGGGCAGGGCCGTTCGCTTTACCTGATCACCAACTCCCAGTCGCTCAAGTTCGTGAATGCCGGCGAACAGGCCGCGGTAGGCAGTTATGCCTATGACTTTGCCAGCCTGGGCGTACCGGGGCTGCGCTCCAGCGTGACTTACATTCACGGCAGCCATATCCGCACCGCCGGCCGCGACAACAGCGAATGGGAGCGCGACCTGCGCCTGGACTATGTGATCCCCACCGGGGCCTTGAAAGGCCTGGGGTTTGCCTGGCGCAGTGCGGTATTGCGCGGCAATGACACGGCGGACAAGGACGAGACACGGTTGATTGTCAGCTACAGCATCCCCTTGCTGTAA
- a CDS encoding SDR family NAD(P)-dependent oxidoreductase, protein MSNEFNQRLAVVTGASSGIGLAVTQRLLERGAKVVAMSRQLGGLGVLAEQFGEQLRWLAGDVTEAADLARLAQVAAPMGPVDLLVPNAGIAQLADGLDLAAFDRQWAVNGAGALNTLGSLRGQLSAQASVVFIGTFLEQVTFPGLAAYIASKAALRAQVRTLAVELAPHGIRLNMVSPGPTATPIWSTLGLNDEALGSVAKTVNARLLDGQFLEPGAVADVILFQLGQGARSVFGQDWVVDGGYTLR, encoded by the coding sequence ATGAGCAATGAATTCAACCAGCGTCTTGCCGTTGTCACCGGTGCCAGTTCAGGCATCGGCCTGGCCGTCACCCAACGTTTGCTCGAACGCGGCGCGAAGGTGGTCGCGATGTCGCGTCAACTGGGCGGGCTTGGCGTGTTGGCCGAGCAGTTTGGCGAGCAGCTCAGGTGGCTGGCCGGGGATGTGACCGAGGCAGCCGACCTGGCGCGCCTGGCGCAGGTGGCGGCACCGATGGGGCCAGTGGATTTGCTGGTGCCGAACGCGGGCATTGCCCAACTGGCCGATGGCCTGGACCTGGCCGCCTTCGATCGGCAATGGGCGGTCAATGGTGCCGGCGCCTTGAACACCTTGGGCAGCCTGCGCGGGCAGTTGTCGGCGCAGGCGTCGGTGGTGTTCATCGGCACGTTCCTGGAGCAAGTGACCTTTCCCGGCCTGGCCGCCTACATCGCGTCCAAAGCCGCCCTGCGCGCCCAGGTGCGCACCCTGGCGGTGGAACTGGCGCCCCACGGCATCCGCCTGAACATGGTCTCCCCCGGCCCCACCGCCACGCCGATCTGGAGTACCCTGGGGCTCAATGACGAAGCCCTGGGTTCGGTGGCGAAGACCGTCAACGCCCGCCTGCTCGACGGGCAGTTCCTGGAGCCGGGCGCCGTGGCCGATGTGATCCTGTTCCAGTTGGGCCAGGGCGCACGCAGCGTGTTCGGCCAGGATTGGGTGGTGGACGGAGGTTATACCTTGCGCTGA
- a CDS encoding MFS transporter, whose protein sequence is MIYLILGLFGLYTLEFGVVGILPMIVERFAISVSQAGWLMGLFALIVAVLGPFLVLLASRVARKKILVGALVGFSISSVLSAYAPNFETLMALRVVPAMLHPVFFAAAFSTAVSLYPREQAAHATALAVVGTTLGLVLGVPLTTWVGASLSYEASFYFCAVATAVAALGLWLKLPDHPRSAPLSFGKQLSVLRCLSVWLAILATVLVFTTMFSVYSYAAEYLKTQVGMDGRTISVMLVIFGIGGVVGNLWVGRALSRHLVVTAVLYPVVLAAAYLVLYAFGSLSWASMSVIVLLWGAAHTCGLVVTQVWLTSSAPEAHEFATSLYVSSANAGVVIGSSVGGLFINAFGTTGVIGCGLIFAGLSLLVIGWKALAFGGAKAMPALA, encoded by the coding sequence GTGATCTACCTCATCCTGGGGTTGTTCGGCCTGTATACCCTGGAGTTTGGGGTGGTCGGCATCTTGCCGATGATCGTCGAGCGGTTTGCGATCAGTGTGTCCCAGGCCGGGTGGTTGATGGGGTTGTTTGCGCTGATCGTGGCGGTGCTGGGGCCGTTCCTGGTGTTGCTGGCCTCGCGGGTGGCGCGCAAGAAAATCCTGGTGGGCGCGTTGGTGGGGTTCTCGATCAGCAGTGTGTTGTCTGCGTATGCACCGAACTTCGAGACACTGATGGCGCTGCGCGTGGTGCCCGCCATGCTCCACCCGGTATTTTTTGCCGCCGCTTTTTCCACGGCGGTGTCGCTGTACCCCCGCGAACAAGCGGCCCATGCCACAGCGCTGGCGGTGGTGGGCACCACGCTTGGGCTGGTGTTGGGCGTACCTCTGACCACATGGGTGGGAGCGAGTCTTTCCTACGAGGCTTCGTTCTACTTTTGCGCCGTGGCAACAGCGGTGGCAGCGTTGGGCCTGTGGCTCAAACTGCCCGATCACCCGCGTTCGGCACCCCTGAGTTTCGGCAAGCAGCTGTCTGTGCTGCGCTGCCTCTCGGTGTGGCTGGCGATCCTGGCTACCGTGTTGGTGTTTACCACGATGTTTTCGGTGTACAGCTACGCCGCCGAATACCTCAAGACCCAGGTCGGTATGGATGGCCGGACCATCAGCGTCATGCTGGTGATCTTCGGCATCGGCGGCGTCGTCGGTAACCTATGGGTGGGGCGTGCGCTCAGCCGGCATCTGGTTGTGACGGCCGTACTGTATCCGGTGGTACTGGCGGCGGCATACCTGGTGTTGTATGCCTTTGGCAGCCTGTCGTGGGCGTCGATGAGTGTGATCGTGTTGCTCTGGGGCGCGGCGCATACCTGTGGCCTGGTGGTCACGCAAGTCTGGCTCACGTCTTCGGCACCCGAGGCGCATGAGTTCGCCACCAGCCTGTATGTGTCATCGGCGAATGCCGGGGTGGTGATCGGGTCATCGGTGGGCGGGCTGTTCATCAATGCCTTCGGCACCACCGGGGTGATTGGCTGCGGGCTGATCTTTGCCGGGTTGTCGCTGTTGGTGATCGGTTGGAAGGCCCTGGCATTCGGAGGTGCCAAGGCCATGCCTGCACTGGCCTGA
- a CDS encoding FUSC family protein: MPPLTDFSRRLRALPWRRGFLEWARTDGVMWVYLFKVLIASYLALWLSMRLELPQPSTVITTVFIVMQPYSGHVLAKSVYRVIGTLVGSSFMVLLMALFAQSTELFLAGLAVWVGVCSYGAARNRHFRAYGWVLAGYTAVMVGLPVVGHPEQVFMAAVWRVLEITLGVLCATGISATLLPNTAGAAMRNTLYQRFGRFAGFVVSGLRSTHDQAAFEVANLRFIAEAVGLEGMRSVSVFEDPYMRRRKGRLDRLNVEFMAITTRFNALHQLLDRVQMRGATAVLEAVGPALKALVNVLEPFAGQVLTDLDAAHLSTRLKRYIHGLPSQVRHRRAELAQAHPPADDLLDFHTACELLYRFVDELYSYAQTHACLADHNHRRERWAEPFQPQTHWLAAVGAGLRAAVVLLVLCALWIATSWPSGAAMTLVSALTVGLSAFSPNPRRMSFQIACGTVLAAVIGIFEVFFVYPRIDGFPLLCLVIAPVIMLGSFWLAKPQWAGYGLGMLVFFGTSSVPGNLTLYNPYGLINDYLAMVFGMLVCAAAGAIILPPNSPWLWRRLEQDLRQRVVFALHAPLPALGSGFESGTRDLLNQAHGLSAGQPQVQHRLLRWTFVVLDVGHALIELRREQAQLPALACYAETTAWRQAVRAMGRALVRLFTQPGHARWQRALARVEHAIECVQDTVEPFEAHFETSALRRVESYLHFIRTSLLDTRSPFAGLLPKLKK, translated from the coding sequence GTGCCGCCACTCACTGATTTTTCACGCCGGCTGAGAGCACTGCCCTGGCGCCGGGGCTTCCTGGAATGGGCGCGCACCGACGGGGTGATGTGGGTCTACCTGTTCAAGGTGCTGATCGCTTCGTACCTGGCCTTGTGGCTTTCGATGCGTCTGGAATTGCCGCAGCCCAGCACGGTGATCACCACGGTATTCATTGTGATGCAGCCCTACAGCGGGCATGTCCTGGCCAAAAGCGTCTACCGCGTGATCGGCACGCTGGTGGGGTCGTCGTTCATGGTGCTGTTGATGGCGCTGTTCGCCCAGAGCACCGAGCTGTTCCTGGCCGGGTTGGCCGTGTGGGTGGGCGTGTGCTCATACGGCGCGGCGCGCAATCGTCATTTTCGCGCCTATGGGTGGGTGCTGGCGGGGTATACCGCGGTGATGGTCGGCTTGCCGGTGGTGGGGCACCCGGAGCAGGTGTTCATGGCGGCGGTGTGGCGGGTGTTGGAGATCACCCTGGGCGTGCTGTGCGCCACCGGGATCAGCGCAACGTTGCTGCCCAATACGGCGGGCGCCGCCATGCGCAATACCCTGTACCAACGCTTTGGTCGTTTCGCCGGATTTGTCGTGAGCGGTCTGCGCAGTACCCACGACCAGGCGGCGTTCGAGGTCGCCAACCTGCGCTTCATCGCCGAGGCAGTGGGCCTGGAAGGGATGCGCAGCGTCAGTGTGTTCGAAGACCCTTACATGCGCCGACGCAAGGGGCGGCTGGATCGGCTCAACGTCGAGTTCATGGCCATCACCACGCGTTTCAATGCCCTGCATCAGTTGCTCGACCGAGTGCAGATGCGCGGTGCCACGGCGGTGCTGGAAGCTGTGGGCCCGGCACTCAAGGCGCTGGTCAATGTGCTGGAACCGTTCGCCGGGCAGGTACTCACAGACCTGGATGCGGCACACTTGTCGACACGCCTGAAGCGTTATATCCACGGGCTGCCGAGCCAGGTCCGCCACCGGCGCGCCGAGTTGGCGCAGGCGCATCCGCCCGCCGATGACCTGCTGGATTTTCACACGGCCTGCGAGTTGCTTTATCGCTTCGTCGACGAGTTGTACAGCTACGCCCAGACCCATGCTTGCCTGGCCGATCACAACCACCGGCGTGAGCGTTGGGCCGAACCTTTTCAGCCACAGACCCATTGGCTGGCAGCGGTAGGCGCCGGCCTGCGTGCCGCAGTGGTGCTGCTGGTGTTGTGTGCGCTGTGGATCGCTACCAGTTGGCCCAGTGGCGCGGCGATGACCCTGGTGTCCGCGCTCACGGTGGGGCTCTCGGCGTTCTCCCCCAACCCCCGGCGCATGTCGTTCCAGATTGCCTGTGGGACGGTGTTGGCGGCGGTCATCGGGATTTTCGAGGTGTTCTTCGTCTATCCCCGGATCGATGGGTTCCCGTTACTGTGCCTGGTGATTGCGCCGGTGATCATGCTGGGGTCGTTTTGGTTGGCCAAACCACAGTGGGCGGGCTACGGCCTGGGCATGCTGGTGTTTTTCGGCACCAGTTCGGTGCCCGGCAATCTCACGCTCTACAACCCTTATGGCTTGATCAATGACTACCTCGCCATGGTGTTCGGGATGCTGGTGTGCGCGGCGGCAGGGGCGATCATTCTGCCGCCCAACAGCCCGTGGTTGTGGCGTCGGTTGGAACAGGACCTGCGCCAGCGGGTCGTGTTCGCCCTCCACGCACCCTTGCCGGCGCTGGGCTCGGGTTTCGAAAGCGGCACCCGTGACCTGCTTAACCAGGCCCATGGCTTGTCCGCCGGCCAGCCCCAGGTGCAACACCGCCTGCTGCGCTGGACGTTCGTGGTGCTTGACGTCGGCCATGCCCTGATCGAACTGCGCCGCGAGCAGGCGCAGTTGCCGGCGCTGGCCTGCTACGCCGAAACCACCGCGTGGCGCCAGGCGGTACGTGCCATGGGGCGGGCATTGGTGCGCTTGTTCACCCAGCCGGGGCATGCACGGTGGCAACGTGCACTGGCACGCGTCGAACACGCGATCGAGTGCGTGCAGGACACAGTCGAACCTTTCGAAGCGCACTTTGAGACCTCGGCCTTGCGCCGGGTGGAAAGTTACCTGCACTTCATCCGTACCTCACTGCTGGACACGCGCTCGCCATTCGCTGGATTGTTACCCAAACTGAAAAAGTGA
- the cobA gene encoding uroporphyrinogen-III C-methyltransferase, which produces MHTPTALPASLHSPFHPGEVALVGAGPGDPRLLTLRAWSLLMQADAVVFDRLISAELLALIPLSCARHYVGKASGYHSLPQDQLNALLAELADQGQRVVRLKGGDPFIFGRGAEELEYLLARDIPCQVVPGITAASGCSAYAGIPLTHRDLVNSCRFVTGHLQRDGALKLPWASLAEPSQTLVFYMGLANLALIAEHLVAAGLPADTPAALISNGTRADQHVARGTLRQLPTLAADCEPGVPTLTVIGHVVNLFAEATLHYPASLSAPRIPVAV; this is translated from the coding sequence ATGCACACGCCAACCGCCCTACCCGCTAGCTTGCACAGCCCCTTCCACCCCGGCGAAGTCGCCCTGGTCGGCGCCGGCCCCGGTGACCCGCGCCTGCTCACCCTGCGTGCCTGGAGCCTGTTGATGCAGGCCGACGCCGTGGTGTTTGACCGGCTGATCAGCGCCGAGCTGCTGGCGCTGATCCCCCTGAGCTGCGCCCGGCATTACGTGGGCAAGGCCAGCGGTTACCACAGCCTGCCCCAGGACCAACTCAACGCACTGCTGGCGGAACTGGCCGACCAGGGCCAGCGGGTGGTGCGGCTCAAGGGCGGCGACCCGTTCATCTTCGGGCGCGGCGCCGAGGAACTCGAATACCTGCTGGCACGCGACATCCCCTGCCAGGTGGTGCCGGGCATCACCGCCGCCTCCGGTTGCAGCGCCTACGCCGGCATCCCGCTGACCCACCGCGACCTGGTCAACTCCTGTCGCTTCGTCACCGGTCACCTGCAGCGCGACGGCGCCTTGAAACTGCCGTGGGCCAGCCTGGCCGAGCCGAGCCAGACCCTGGTGTTCTACATGGGCCTGGCGAACCTGGCGCTGATCGCCGAACACCTGGTGGCAGCCGGTCTGCCGGCAGATACCCCCGCAGCGCTGATCAGCAACGGCACTCGCGCCGACCAGCACGTGGCGCGTGGCACCTTGCGCCAGTTGCCGACCCTGGCCGCCGACTGTGAACCGGGCGTGCCCACCCTGACGGTGATCGGCCATGTGGTGAACCTGTTCGCCGAAGCCACCTTGCACTACCCCGCCAGCCTGTCGGCACCGCGCATCCCGGTGGCGGTATGA
- a CDS encoding oxygen-independent coproporphyrinogen III oxidase, with protein sequence MHTVIPLDVARALRTSRQRQRPLAVTLHWPGTPSAVYRRSLAQQIRLIGGGLGSRQPVEHFQWRGAAPIGDVQAHMMRLHERLHFLEHDRGDYAIDLAPQHSDWGSVGRLRELGFNRVCIGVPDACTADPASQDAYRDPAPIQSLIDAARTFGFRSVSVDLGYGNAWQTLASLEAKLASLIALEPDRLQVFDYARLPARYAGQCPQALCSAAQSTAMGLLCVERLEAAGYHYLGLGQFARGDDELTQAQERGRLRRTEEGFTLHGDCSRIGLGLFGRH encoded by the coding sequence ATGCACACCGTCATTCCTCTCGATGTCGCCCGTGCTTTGCGCACCAGCCGCCAACGGCAGCGTCCACTGGCAGTGACCCTGCACTGGCCAGGTACGCCGAGTGCCGTTTACCGCCGCAGCTTGGCGCAGCAGATACGCCTGATCGGTGGCGGCCTGGGCAGTCGCCAGCCGGTTGAGCACTTCCAGTGGCGCGGGGCAGCGCCCATCGGCGATGTGCAGGCGCACATGATGCGACTGCATGAGCGTTTGCATTTCCTTGAGCACGACCGCGGCGACTACGCCATCGACCTGGCGCCCCAGCACAGCGATTGGGGCAGCGTCGGCCGGTTGCGCGAACTGGGTTTCAACCGGGTGTGCATCGGCGTGCCGGATGCCTGTACCGCGGACCCTGCTTCCCAGGATGCCTATCGTGATCCGGCACCGATCCAGTCGTTGATCGATGCGGCGCGCACCTTCGGGTTCCGTTCAGTGAGTGTTGACCTGGGCTACGGCAATGCCTGGCAGACCCTGGCCAGCCTGGAGGCGAAGCTGGCCAGCCTGATCGCGCTGGAGCCCGACCGCCTGCAAGTGTTCGACTATGCCCGGCTACCGGCGCGATACGCGGGGCAGTGCCCGCAGGCGTTGTGCAGCGCCGCGCAAAGCACCGCCATGGGGCTGTTGTGCGTCGAGCGCCTGGAAGCGGCCGGTTATCACTACCTCGGCCTGGGCCAATTTGCCCGTGGCGACGATGAGTTGACCCAGGCCCAGGAGCGCGGTCGATTGCGGCGCACCGAAGAGGGTTTCACCCTGCACGGTGATTGCAGCCGCATTGGCCTGGGTCTGTTTGGCCGACACTAG
- a CDS encoding nitrite reductase produces MKRLLLVPLLWISAAHGTPAEDYGEYCQSCHGLNRIGASGPALLPESLGRIKPDEVRKVIEQGRPASQMAGFGLQLSAAQIDGLANYLQQPPATPATWSVQDIRNSHRLLADVSTLPSTPQHHADPLNLFVVVESGDHHIDILDGDRFTVLDRFASHFAVHGGPKFSPDGRFVYFASRDGWISLYDLHNLTLIAETRVALNTRNLAVSKDGRWVLVGNYLPGNLAVLDARDLSLVKTLETGSRVSAVYTAPPRNSFVVALKDVNEVWELSYAAAHPTFEPRRIPARDVLDDFSFTPDYRQLLATSRKAGGGQVIDLDSGAVVTDIPLAGMPHLGSGTYWKRDGNWVFATPNISQGQITVLDPSTWTLIKQIPTLGPGFFMRSHIHSRYVWSDVFFGPDNDAIHLIDKQTLHIAHTLRPVPGKTAAHVEFTRDGRYVLLSIWATDGALIVYDSQTLKEIKRLPMNKPSGKYNVGNKIEFAEGTSH; encoded by the coding sequence ATGAAACGCCTGCTGCTGGTGCCGTTGCTCTGGATCAGCGCTGCCCATGGCACACCAGCCGAGGATTACGGCGAATATTGCCAGAGCTGTCACGGCCTCAACCGCATCGGCGCCAGCGGCCCGGCGTTACTCCCGGAGAGCCTGGGGCGGATCAAGCCGGACGAGGTGCGCAAGGTTATCGAACAGGGCCGTCCCGCCAGCCAGATGGCCGGGTTCGGCTTGCAGTTGAGCGCCGCACAGATCGACGGCCTGGCGAACTACCTGCAACAGCCACCGGCCACGCCGGCCACCTGGAGCGTGCAGGACATCCGCAACAGCCACCGCCTGCTGGCAGACGTCAGCACGTTGCCCAGCACCCCGCAGCACCACGCCGACCCGCTCAACCTGTTTGTGGTGGTGGAGTCCGGTGACCATCACATCGACATTCTCGACGGTGATCGCTTCACCGTACTGGACCGCTTCGCCAGCCACTTCGCCGTGCACGGCGGGCCGAAGTTCTCGCCGGACGGGCGCTTCGTCTACTTTGCTTCCCGCGACGGCTGGATCAGCCTGTACGACCTGCACAACCTCACCCTGATCGCCGAGACCCGCGTCGCCCTCAACACCCGCAACCTGGCGGTGAGCAAGGATGGCCGCTGGGTGCTAGTGGGCAATTACCTGCCGGGGAACCTGGCGGTGCTCGATGCGCGTGACCTGTCGCTGGTCAAGACCCTGGAGACGGGCTCGCGGGTCAGCGCGGTGTACACCGCGCCGCCGCGCAACAGTTTTGTGGTGGCGCTCAAGGATGTGAATGAGGTGTGGGAGCTGTCCTACGCGGCGGCGCACCCCACGTTTGAACCCCGGCGTATCCCGGCCCGCGATGTGCTGGACGACTTCTCGTTCACCCCCGATTACCGCCAGTTGCTCGCCACCTCGCGCAAGGCCGGTGGCGGCCAGGTGATCGATCTGGATTCGGGCGCGGTGGTCACTGACATTCCGCTGGCGGGCATGCCGCACCTGGGCTCCGGTACGTACTGGAAGCGCGACGGCAACTGGGTGTTCGCCACCCCGAATATCAGCCAGGGGCAAATCACCGTGCTCGACCCGAGCACCTGGACGCTGATCAAGCAGATCCCCACACTCGGCCCGGGCTTCTTCATGCGCAGCCATATCCACTCGCGCTACGTGTGGAGCGATGTGTTCTTCGGCCCGGATAACGACGCCATCCACCTGATCGACAAGCAGACCCTGCACATCGCCCACACCCTGCGCCCGGTGCCGGGCAAGACGGCGGCCCACGTGGAGTTCACCCGGGACGGGCGCTACGTGCTACTGAGTATCTGGGCCACCGACGGCGCGCTGATCGTCTACGACAGCCAGACCCTCAAGGAGATCAAGCGCCTGCCCATGAACAAGCCATCGGGCAAGTACAACGTGGGCAACAAGATCGAGTTTGCCGAGGGCACCTCCCACTAG
- a CDS encoding CopD family copper resistance protein, giving the protein MLYLLFLLAHLFAALIFIGTVFFEVLILGGLHRQLPARVMVQVEQGIGVRARALMPWVLLVLFGAGLGMVGLRYLPVLAAPFASSFGTLLTLKLILAASVLLHFLLTMLRMRRDRVSAAYLRFIHLSLFGHMVAIVLLAKGMFYLSW; this is encoded by the coding sequence ATGCTTTACCTGTTGTTTCTGCTGGCCCATCTGTTCGCCGCGCTGATCTTCATCGGCACGGTGTTTTTCGAAGTGCTGATCCTGGGCGGTCTGCATCGGCAGTTGCCGGCGAGGGTGATGGTGCAGGTTGAGCAAGGCATCGGCGTGCGTGCCCGGGCGCTGATGCCGTGGGTGTTGCTGGTGCTGTTCGGCGCCGGGCTGGGCATGGTCGGCTTGCGTTACCTGCCGGTGTTGGCCGCGCCGTTCGCGTCGTCGTTCGGTACCTTGTTGACCCTCAAGCTGATCCTCGCCGCCAGTGTGCTGCTGCACTTTCTGCTGACGATGCTGCGCATGCGCCGTGACCGGGTGAGTGCGGCTTACCTGCGCTTTATCCATCTGAGCCTGTTCGGGCATATGGTCGCCATCGTGCTGTTGGCCAAGGGCATGTTTTACCTCAGTTGGTAA
- a CDS encoding LysR family transcriptional regulator, which produces MDILQNMRIFRCVAEAGSFTGAATRLNTNTTHVSRSISNLEAHLRTRLFNRTTRRIALTESGQRYLVRCEQILHSIAEAEVEAGDAHTRPIGQLKVHSMTGIGQHYVVDAIARYRQHYPDVTFNLSMSNRTPDLVHEGFDVSIVLAIDLPDSSHVSQKLGSTYSIVCASPSYVKSHGIAQVPKDLLDHACLRLVSPVIPLEDWTFDGPNGKENVIISHSPFLVDSVDAMKTAISNDMGVGILPVHAAIKGLRSGSLVRVLPEYRLEELSLYAIYPSRHYLDAKIKTWVEYLRSSLPEVLADHKAVLKTRPLLSAVES; this is translated from the coding sequence ATGGACATTCTGCAGAACATGCGCATCTTCCGTTGCGTCGCCGAAGCCGGCAGTTTTACCGGCGCGGCGACGCGACTGAACACCAACACCACCCATGTATCCCGCTCCATCTCCAACCTGGAAGCACACCTGCGCACGCGCCTGTTCAATCGCACCACGCGCCGCATCGCCCTCACCGAATCCGGCCAACGCTATTTGGTGCGATGCGAGCAGATCCTGCATTCGATCGCGGAAGCCGAGGTAGAAGCCGGCGACGCCCATACCCGGCCTATCGGCCAGCTCAAGGTGCATTCGATGACCGGCATCGGCCAGCATTACGTGGTGGACGCCATCGCCCGTTATCGCCAGCATTACCCGGATGTGACCTTCAACCTGAGCATGAGCAACCGCACGCCGGACCTGGTGCACGAAGGCTTCGACGTATCGATCGTGCTGGCCATCGACCTGCCTGACTCCAGCCATGTGTCGCAGAAGCTCGGCAGCACCTACAGCATCGTTTGCGCATCGCCGTCCTACGTAAAAAGCCACGGCATCGCACAGGTTCCCAAGGACCTGCTCGACCACGCCTGCCTGCGCCTGGTCAGCCCGGTGATCCCCCTGGAGGACTGGACCTTCGACGGTCCCAACGGCAAGGAAAACGTGATCATCAGCCACTCGCCCTTCCTGGTAGATTCGGTTGACGCGATGAAAACCGCCATCAGCAATGACATGGGCGTCGGCATCCTGCCCGTGCATGCGGCGATCAAGGGGCTGCGCAGCGGTAGCCTGGTGCGCGTACTGCCCGAGTACCGCCTGGAGGAGCTGAGTCTGTACGCCATCTACCCTTCCCGGCATTACCTGGACGCAAAAATCAAAACCTGGGTGGAGTACCTGCGCAGCTCCCTGCCGGAGGTGCTCGCCGACCATAAGGCCGTGCTGAAGACCCGCCCGTTGCTCAGCGCTGTTGAGTCATAA